The following are encoded together in the Pedobacter sp. D749 genome:
- a CDS encoding SDR family oxidoreductase — MKAVITGATKGIGRAIATKFAQNGYDLVLVARGLDELEKFRQELIPYGNAVFTQAADFSVKEEVYAFLNSKAINFDHVDVLVNNVGIFLPGSMLDEDDETFEKQQQLNTNACYYISKFFGKKMRSAKRGHIFNICSVASKVPVKNGGSYSVTKAAMLSLNDVLRQELAPHNVKVTAFLPGSTKTSSWEGTTIPDEKFVQPEDIAETLFTILNLSKGVNVDEVLITPLDF, encoded by the coding sequence ATGAAAGCTGTAATAACCGGAGCAACTAAAGGAATTGGCAGAGCTATTGCGACTAAATTTGCCCAAAATGGATACGATTTAGTTTTGGTGGCAAGAGGTTTAGATGAACTCGAAAAGTTTCGGCAGGAATTAATTCCTTATGGGAATGCTGTTTTTACGCAGGCAGCTGATTTTTCGGTTAAAGAAGAAGTGTATGCTTTTTTAAATTCGAAAGCCATAAATTTTGATCATGTAGATGTTTTAGTAAACAATGTAGGGATCTTTTTGCCTGGCAGTATGCTCGATGAGGATGACGAAACCTTCGAAAAGCAACAGCAATTAAATACAAATGCCTGTTATTACATCAGTAAGTTTTTTGGAAAAAAAATGCGTTCAGCAAAGCGAGGCCATATATTTAACATCTGTTCGGTCGCCAGTAAAGTACCTGTAAAAAATGGAGGCAGTTATAGTGTAACAAAAGCAGCGATGTTAAGTCTTAATGATGTATTGCGGCAAGAGTTAGCACCTCACAATGTTAAAGTAACTGCATTTTTGCCCGGCTCTACCAAAACTTCATCCTGGGAGGGAACAACAATTCCTGATGAAAAATTTGTTCAGCCAGAAGATATTGCAGAAACTTTGTTTACCATTTTAAACTTAAGTAAAGGGGTAAATGTAGATGAGGTTTTGATTACTCCGCTTGATTTTTAA
- a CDS encoding ABC transporter permease — protein sequence MNFTNFGRYILLLKSVFRKPEKLKIYLKEIAKQMDYVGVGSLGLIAIISTFIGAVMTLQIAFQLVSDFIPKTIIGSVNRDSSILELSPTISAIVLAGKIGSAISSEIGSMRVTEQIDALEIMGINAPGYLILPKIISGITMVPMLVIISMFLSISGGYIGGSISGAVTPAEYIQGITTDFNPYTIVVALVKAFVFGFIITSVPAYEGFYVRGGALEVSQASTRAVVISCISILVCDYLVTQLLL from the coding sequence ATGAATTTTACCAATTTCGGCAGATACATCCTGCTACTCAAGTCTGTATTCAGAAAGCCGGAAAAACTGAAAATATACCTGAAAGAAATCGCCAAACAAATGGATTATGTTGGTGTAGGCTCTTTAGGTTTAATTGCCATTATCTCTACTTTTATAGGTGCAGTAATGACTTTACAAATTGCTTTCCAGTTGGTTAGTGATTTTATTCCAAAAACAATTATCGGTTCTGTAAACCGCGACTCCAGTATCTTAGAGTTAAGTCCAACTATTAGTGCAATTGTTCTGGCAGGAAAAATAGGATCAGCCATTTCATCAGAAATTGGTTCGATGCGTGTTACCGAACAGATTGACGCTTTAGAAATTATGGGTATAAATGCACCAGGCTACCTTATTCTTCCTAAAATTATTTCGGGCATAACCATGGTACCCATGTTGGTGATCATTTCTATGTTTTTAAGTATAAGCGGAGGATATATCGGCGGTTCTATTTCTGGAGCAGTTACACCCGCTGAATACATTCAGGGTATTACAACTGATTTTAATCCTTATACCATAGTTGTAGCATTGGTAAAAGCTTTTGTATTTGGGTTCATCATTACATCAGTTCCGGCGTATGAAGGTTTTTACGTTCGTGGTGGTGCTTTAGAAGTTTCGCAGGCCAGTACCAGAGCAGTTGTAATAAGCTGTATCTCTATTCTTGTTTGCGATTATTTAGTTACTCAACTTTTATTGTAA
- a CDS encoding ABC transporter ATP-binding protein encodes MIEIKDIYKSFSGNDVLQGISGKFEEGVTNLIIGGSGSGKTTLLKCMVGLHQPDSGSVLYDGRDFTPMTYEQRIEVRKEIGMLFQGSALFDSMTVEENIMFPLNMFTDQSRKEKLERVDFCLERVNLAGKNKLFPAELSGGMKKRVGIARAISMNPKYLFCDEPNSGLDPKTSIVIDELIQEITEEYKTTTIVVTHDMNSVMGIGDYILFLHEGKKFWEGSNKEIAHTDIKELNDFVFASRFMKAAKDKF; translated from the coding sequence ATGATCGAAATTAAAGATATTTATAAGTCATTCTCTGGAAATGACGTATTGCAAGGTATTTCCGGAAAGTTTGAAGAAGGTGTAACCAATTTAATTATTGGTGGTTCGGGATCAGGTAAAACAACTTTACTGAAATGCATGGTTGGTTTGCATCAGCCAGATTCGGGCTCGGTATTGTACGATGGTCGCGATTTTACACCAATGACTTACGAGCAACGTATTGAAGTACGTAAAGAAATTGGCATGTTGTTTCAAGGCTCTGCCCTGTTCGATAGTATGACCGTTGAAGAAAACATCATGTTTCCATTAAACATGTTTACTGATCAAAGCAGAAAAGAAAAGCTGGAAAGAGTTGATTTTTGTTTAGAACGGGTAAACCTTGCGGGTAAAAACAAATTATTCCCGGCAGAATTATCTGGTGGAATGAAAAAACGTGTGGGTATTGCACGTGCCATTTCTATGAACCCAAAATATTTGTTCTGTGATGAGCCTAACTCAGGTTTAGATCCAAAAACTTCGATCGTAATTGATGAGTTAATTCAGGAAATTACCGAAGAATACAAAACCACAACCATTGTGGTAACACACGATATGAACTCGGTTATGGGTATTGGCGATTACATTTTGTTCTTACACGAAGGAAAAAAATTCTGGGAAGGTAGTAATAAAGAAATTGCACATACCGACATTAAGGAACTAAACGATTTCGTATTTGCCAGCCGCTTCATGAAGGCTGCAAAAGATAAGTTTTAA
- a CDS encoding DUF2281 domain-containing protein, whose product MTTATKNIIHKLETLPESMVNEVEDFIDFLKAKHSKSFPKSENEKTNIFEEPKSLYGAAKGLFIIPKDFNDPIDDLKDYM is encoded by the coding sequence ATGACAACGGCTACTAAAAACATCATTCACAAGTTGGAAACCTTACCAGAAAGCATGGTAAACGAGGTAGAAGATTTTATTGATTTTTTAAAAGCCAAACATTCGAAGAGCTTTCCTAAATCGGAAAACGAAAAAACAAATATTTTTGAAGAACCAAAAAGCTTATATGGTGCTGCAAAAGGCTTATTTATCATTCCTAAAGATTTTAATGATCCAATAGACGATTTAAAAGATTATATGTAA
- a CDS encoding type II toxin-antitoxin system VapC family toxin yields MRLLLDTHIFISLINEDHNLDQSTINSIIDSENEKFISIASLWEIIIKLNIGKLIVTRNLEEMYEVINNFSISVLNIQKQHLDKYLALPLIHRDPFDRLIIAQALADNLTLITDDQYIINYPNLKLFNT; encoded by the coding sequence ATGCGTCTTTTACTCGATACGCATATTTTCATTTCATTAATTAATGAAGATCATAATCTTGATCAGTCAACAATAAACAGCATTATTGATTCTGAAAATGAAAAATTTATAAGCATTGCCAGTTTATGGGAGATCATTATAAAGCTTAACATAGGAAAACTGATTGTTACCAGAAACCTGGAAGAGATGTATGAGGTAATAAATAATTTCAGTATATCAGTATTGAATATCCAAAAACAACATCTTGACAAGTATTTAGCTTTGCCATTGATCCATAGAGACCCATTTGACAGATTGATTATTGCACAGGCATTAGCAGACAATCTCACTTTGATAACTGACGATCAATACATTATAAATTACCCAAATTTAAAGTTATTTAATACATGA
- a CDS encoding class I SAM-dependent methyltransferase → MIQLLAPTHWKDYELIDCGDFEKLERFGNVTLIRPEPQAVWKKTYSEQDWKKTANITFRGRSATSGEWVKKNQSIPDRWHVEYKNDEVAIKLRLGLTSFKHVGVFPEQAVNWDFISSSIKKFKTPQPKVLNLFAYTGAASLIANAAGAETTHVDSIKQVVTWANENQELSGLKNTRWMVEDALKFVKKELKRGKKYNGIILDPPAYGHGPNGEKWKLEDHIQEMMQDVVQLLDEKEHFLILNTYSLGFSSVIVENLIRTSFPAVNNLETGELFLQATSGIKLPLGVFGKFCNV, encoded by the coding sequence ATGATACAATTACTTGCCCCAACCCATTGGAAAGATTATGAACTGATTGATTGCGGGGATTTTGAAAAATTAGAACGTTTTGGAAATGTAACCCTTATCCGTCCTGAGCCTCAGGCGGTATGGAAAAAAACATACTCAGAACAGGATTGGAAAAAAACTGCCAACATCACTTTCAGGGGCCGTTCGGCTACTTCGGGCGAATGGGTAAAGAAAAACCAATCTATTCCTGATCGCTGGCATGTAGAATATAAAAATGATGAAGTGGCCATTAAACTCCGCTTAGGTTTAACGTCTTTTAAACACGTGGGCGTATTCCCCGAGCAGGCAGTAAACTGGGATTTCATTTCTTCGTCTATTAAAAAATTTAAAACGCCACAGCCAAAAGTTTTAAATCTTTTCGCCTACACCGGTGCTGCATCACTAATTGCCAACGCAGCAGGTGCAGAAACTACCCACGTTGATTCGATTAAACAGGTTGTTACCTGGGCAAATGAAAACCAGGAGCTTTCAGGATTGAAAAATACCCGTTGGATGGTTGAGGATGCACTAAAATTTGTAAAGAAAGAATTAAAAAGGGGCAAAAAATACAATGGCATTATTCTAGACCCACCAGCTTATGGCCACGGTCCTAATGGCGAAAAGTGGAAACTCGAAGACCATATCCAGGAAATGATGCAGGATGTAGTACAATTATTAGATGAAAAAGAACATTTCTTAATTTTAAATACCTACTCCCTCGGTTTTTCTTCAGTAATTGTTGAAAATTTAATCCGTACTTCTTTTCCTGCGGTTAACAATCTTGAGACGGGAGAACTGTTTCTACAGGCTACATCAGGCATTAAATTGCCATTAGGCGTTTTCGGTAAATTCTGTAATGTGTAA
- the msrA gene encoding peptide-methionine (S)-S-oxide reductase MsrA — protein MQIATFGGGCFWCTEAVFQTLNGVSQVTSGYMGGDLKHPTYMEICNGNTGHAEVIQITFDENVISFSELLLVFFKTHNPTTQNRQGNDVGTQYRSVVFYKNEDQRKLTEKMIEDLTKQQIFDKPITTEVCPVAEFYEAEDYHQNYFSNNQGKPYCAFVIQPKLNKFATDFRDKIKTELLE, from the coding sequence ATGCAAATAGCAACATTTGGCGGAGGCTGTTTTTGGTGCACCGAAGCCGTTTTTCAGACATTGAATGGGGTAAGCCAGGTTACATCAGGCTACATGGGAGGAGATTTAAAGCATCCTACTTATATGGAAATTTGTAATGGCAATACCGGACACGCAGAAGTAATTCAAATTACGTTTGACGAGAACGTAATTTCGTTTAGTGAGTTGTTATTGGTATTCTTTAAAACCCACAATCCAACAACCCAAAATAGACAGGGTAATGATGTGGGTACGCAATACAGATCGGTAGTGTTTTACAAAAATGAAGATCAGAGAAAACTGACGGAGAAAATGATCGAAGATTTAACCAAACAGCAAATTTTCGACAAGCCCATTACAACAGAAGTTTGTCCTGTAGCCGAATTTTATGAGGCTGAAGACTACCATCAGAACTATTTTAGCAACAACCAGGGAAAACCTTATTGCGCATTTGTAATACAACCAAAACTGAATAAGTTTGCTACTGATTTTAGAGATAAAATTAAAACAGAGCTTTTGGAATAA
- a CDS encoding acyl-CoA dehydrogenase family protein encodes MSETLATTWQEKVKAYAALSEKMGKLHPEILELAYQENWFKLFVPEIYGGSNKKLPEILRLEEELAEADGSLGWTITLCAGAGWFAGFLNPELAAEIFANPEVCFAGSGAVGGVAIKTQTGYLLNGKWSYASGALHATIFTANCTIKNENGDDILDENGEPEIKSFILKKEEVNILPGWSYFGLIATGSHAFEVCDLKVEENRAFKINQQIEVADSGFDYPFLQLAETTLTVNSLGMTNHFIKLVEQSFYSRSGLGRYSEAQILFFNHELNRCKEEVLSLRAKFYHTFDASWNQLMSNGEIADDKLSEVSSISRKLAHACWKSAATLFPYCGLEAAKKESEINRVWRDIHTASQHALLTFEI; translated from the coding sequence ATGAGTGAAACATTAGCAACTACCTGGCAGGAAAAAGTAAAAGCTTATGCCGCACTTTCTGAAAAAATGGGTAAACTTCATCCCGAAATTTTAGAACTGGCTTATCAGGAAAATTGGTTTAAACTTTTTGTGCCTGAAATTTATGGAGGATCAAACAAAAAACTCCCTGAAATTTTAAGACTGGAAGAAGAATTAGCAGAAGCCGACGGAAGTTTAGGCTGGACCATTACACTTTGTGCCGGTGCAGGCTGGTTTGCAGGGTTTTTAAATCCCGAATTGGCTGCAGAGATTTTTGCTAATCCCGAAGTTTGTTTTGCCGGAAGTGGTGCTGTTGGTGGTGTGGCCATTAAAACGCAAACTGGTTATCTGCTCAATGGAAAATGGAGTTATGCCAGTGGTGCATTACATGCTACTATATTTACTGCTAACTGTACAATTAAAAACGAAAATGGGGATGACATTTTGGATGAAAACGGAGAACCGGAAATTAAGTCATTCATCCTTAAAAAAGAGGAAGTAAATATTTTACCTGGTTGGTCTTACTTTGGTTTAATAGCCACAGGGAGCCATGCTTTTGAAGTTTGCGATTTAAAGGTTGAAGAAAATCGTGCCTTTAAAATTAACCAGCAAATTGAAGTGGCCGATTCTGGCTTTGACTATCCCTTTTTGCAACTCGCAGAAACCACGTTAACGGTAAATAGTTTAGGAATGACCAATCATTTTATTAAGCTGGTAGAGCAATCATTTTACTCCCGTTCCGGGTTAGGTAGATATAGCGAAGCACAAATTTTGTTTTTTAATCATGAACTTAACCGCTGCAAAGAAGAAGTGTTAAGCCTTCGTGCAAAATTCTATCATACTTTTGATGCGTCCTGGAATCAGTTAATGAGTAATGGAGAAATTGCTGATGACAAATTAAGCGAGGTAAGTTCAATAAGCCGTAAATTGGCCCATGCCTGTTGGAAATCGGCAGCTACTTTATTTCCATACTGTGGCCTAGAGGCTGCAAAGAAGGAATCAGAAATTAACAGGGTTTGGAGAGATATTCATACGGCAAGCCAGCATGCTTTACTTACTTTTGAAATTTAA
- the pnuC gene encoding nicotinamide riboside transporter PnuC, protein MNFQDWFKLFQEQILHTSLIEWLAVGFGVSEVLLARKNNIWLYPTGIISILLVMSLLYKANLYAEIVLNVYYLVMSVYGWLIWKNQENHHHMEVLWSTRKELLIAVLISVIGFGIFYTALINLPEHFVIAKIDIFFTKSDVPIADAFVSATAWAGMWLLAKRKIENWIFLNISNIVAIPLLFHKKLPLMACLTTFLFVVAIFGFFDWNKIIKKTSSSWLN, encoded by the coding sequence ATGAATTTTCAAGATTGGTTTAAGCTTTTTCAGGAGCAGATTTTACACACCTCATTAATCGAATGGCTGGCTGTTGGTTTTGGCGTATCTGAAGTTTTATTGGCGAGGAAAAATAATATCTGGCTTTATCCAACCGGGATCATTTCTATATTATTGGTGATGAGCTTATTATACAAAGCGAATTTATATGCAGAAATTGTACTTAATGTTTATTATTTGGTAATGAGCGTGTATGGTTGGCTAATTTGGAAAAATCAGGAAAATCATCACCATATGGAGGTTCTATGGTCAACAAGAAAAGAATTACTTATAGCTGTTTTAATTTCTGTAATAGGATTCGGAATTTTCTACACCGCTCTAATCAATTTGCCTGAACATTTTGTAATTGCTAAAATAGATATTTTCTTTACCAAATCAGATGTTCCAATCGCAGATGCCTTTGTTTCTGCTACTGCCTGGGCAGGCATGTGGCTGTTGGCCAAACGCAAAATAGAAAACTGGATATTCCTGAATATTTCGAATATTGTGGCCATTCCGTTGCTATTTCATAAAAAGCTTCCGCTTATGGCCTGTTTAACTACGTTTTTGTTCGTCGTAGCTATATTTGGATTTTTTGACTGGAACAAAATCATTAAAAAAACAAGCTCAAGTTGGCTTAATTAG
- a CDS encoding DNA gyrase/topoisomerase IV subunit A, translating into MSEELDQNVNEEHKHTITPINGLYENWFLDYASYVILDRAVPHINDGLKPVQRRIMHSLKEMDDGRFNKAANVIGNTMKYHPHGDASIGDAMVQIGQKDLLIDMQGNWGDPVTGDSAAAPRYIEARLSKFANDVVFNPDTTEWQLSYDGRNNEPITLPVKFPLLLAQGAEGIAVGLATKVMPHNFIELLDASIEALKGVRPNILPDFFTGGMADFSNYNEGQRGGKIRVRAKITEKDKKTLVITEVPFSTTTGSVIDSILSANDKGKIKIKKIEDNTAANVEIVVHLAPGISPDVTIDALYAFTACEVSISPNTCIIQGDKPLFLSVNDILIENTKHTKYLLKRELEIRLHELQEKIFFSSLLKIFIQEGMYKNPEYENSSNFDTVVEVLHILFDPFKPSLYREILPEDFKKLIDKPMSSITRFDVKKADEQMKNLEDEIKVVKNHLKHLTDYAIAWYQKLLSKYGKGRERKTEIRLFDRVEASKVALANVKLYMNREDGFIGSGLRKDEFVADCSDIDEVIVFREDGKCIITKVADKTFVGKGIIHAQVFKKNDERTIYNMVYKDGASGTSYIKRFAVVGVTRDKEYDLTKGSKGSKVLYFTANPNGEAEIVNVALKPHSKLRKLQFDQDFAEVAIKGRGSQGNIISKYPVKKIILKSKGVSTLSGLKIWYDDLLKRLNVDGRGKYLGEFDGDDRILQVHKDGYYELSSFELSNHFDDGLILIQKFDPEQIFAAVHFEGKAQNYYIKRFAFELQANGRKTIFISEEQKSKLLYLTSNPAAKIIVDVLKGKTQIPETLDLTLAELIDVKGLKANGNRLSPHDVQKVVLEEPEVVVEETEETSVEENEDDGITANEAVSNEEAATDTEANDATITDEAVATQPKPKFERAETPVVKAHKPEVKEKPVAVEKPVVEKTKPAAEPVKKEEVKTEEKPEVEEKPAKKIDFEITNPDDIDIDDKGQLGLF; encoded by the coding sequence ATGAGTGAAGAATTAGATCAAAACGTAAACGAAGAGCACAAACATACCATAACCCCAATCAACGGTTTATACGAAAACTGGTTTCTCGATTATGCGTCTTATGTAATTCTCGACAGGGCAGTTCCACACATTAACGATGGTTTAAAGCCCGTTCAACGACGCATTATGCACTCTTTGAAAGAGATGGATGACGGGCGTTTCAACAAAGCAGCCAACGTAATCGGTAATACCATGAAATATCACCCGCATGGTGATGCATCTATTGGCGATGCAATGGTACAGATTGGTCAAAAGGATTTATTAATTGATATGCAGGGTAACTGGGGCGATCCGGTTACTGGCGATAGTGCTGCTGCACCCCGTTATATTGAGGCACGTTTATCAAAATTTGCCAACGATGTGGTGTTTAACCCAGATACTACCGAATGGCAGTTAAGTTATGATGGGCGTAACAACGAACCGATCACTTTACCGGTAAAATTCCCTTTGTTATTGGCACAAGGGGCTGAGGGTATTGCCGTGGGTTTGGCTACCAAGGTAATGCCGCACAATTTTATCGAATTACTGGATGCCTCGATAGAAGCGCTTAAAGGGGTGCGCCCTAATATATTGCCCGATTTTTTTACGGGCGGAATGGCCGATTTCTCGAATTATAATGAAGGGCAGCGTGGAGGTAAAATCCGCGTTCGTGCGAAAATAACGGAGAAGGATAAAAAGACTTTGGTGATTACCGAAGTTCCGTTCAGCACCACAACGGGTTCTGTTATCGATAGTATTTTATCTGCCAATGATAAAGGCAAAATCAAGATTAAAAAGATTGAGGATAACACGGCGGCCAATGTAGAAATTGTAGTGCACCTGGCACCGGGTATTTCGCCTGATGTAACCATTGATGCATTGTATGCCTTTACGGCCTGTGAGGTGTCGATTTCGCCAAATACATGTATTATCCAGGGTGATAAGCCGCTCTTTTTGAGTGTGAACGATATCCTGATTGAAAATACTAAACACACTAAATATTTATTAAAGAGAGAGCTGGAGATTCGCTTGCACGAGTTGCAGGAGAAAATTTTCTTTAGTTCGTTACTTAAAATATTTATTCAGGAGGGGATGTACAAAAATCCTGAATATGAAAACTCATCCAATTTTGATACCGTAGTTGAGGTATTACATATTTTATTCGATCCGTTTAAACCATCGCTTTACCGCGAAATATTACCTGAGGATTTTAAGAAACTGATTGATAAGCCAATGAGTAGCATCACCCGTTTTGATGTGAAAAAGGCCGATGAGCAGATGAAAAACCTGGAAGATGAGATTAAAGTCGTTAAAAACCATTTAAAACATCTTACCGATTATGCAATTGCCTGGTACCAGAAATTATTGAGTAAATATGGAAAAGGAAGGGAGCGTAAAACCGAAATCCGTTTATTCGATCGGGTAGAAGCATCGAAAGTTGCATTAGCGAACGTGAAACTGTACATGAACCGTGAGGACGGATTTATCGGTTCTGGTTTGCGTAAGGATGAATTTGTGGCTGATTGTTCGGATATAGACGAGGTAATTGTTTTCCGCGAAGATGGTAAATGTATCATCACTAAGGTGGCTGATAAGACCTTTGTAGGTAAAGGCATTATTCATGCCCAGGTGTTTAAGAAAAACGACGAGCGTACCATTTACAATATGGTTTATAAGGATGGTGCCAGCGGTACGTCGTATATTAAAAGGTTTGCCGTAGTTGGGGTAACACGCGATAAGGAATACGATTTAACCAAAGGATCGAAAGGCTCAAAGGTTTTATATTTTACTGCCAACCCGAATGGTGAGGCGGAAATTGTGAATGTTGCCTTGAAACCGCATTCTAAATTGCGTAAACTTCAGTTCGATCAGGATTTTGCAGAAGTGGCCATTAAAGGACGTGGATCGCAGGGAAATATTATTTCAAAATACCCGGTTAAAAAAATCATTCTGAAGAGTAAAGGCGTTTCTACCTTATCGGGTCTTAAAATCTGGTACGATGATTTATTAAAACGCTTAAATGTTGATGGCCGTGGAAAATACCTGGGTGAATTTGATGGCGATGACCGTATTTTGCAGGTACATAAAGATGGTTACTACGAGTTAAGTTCTTTCGAACTGAGCAATCACTTTGATGACGGATTAATCCTGATTCAGAAGTTCGATCCTGAACAGATTTTTGCCGCTGTTCATTTTGAAGGCAAAGCGCAGAACTATTATATCAAACGTTTTGCATTCGAACTGCAAGCTAACGGAAGGAAAACCATTTTTATAAGCGAGGAGCAGAAATCGAAGTTGCTGTACCTTACTTCAAATCCGGCAGCGAAAATTATTGTTGATGTTTTAAAGGGCAAAACCCAGATTCCGGAAACGTTGGATTTAACCTTAGCTGAATTGATTGATGTTAAAGGATTAAAAGCAAATGGTAATCGGTTATCTCCACATGATGTACAGAAAGTGGTATTAGAAGAACCTGAAGTGGTTGTTGAAGAAACTGAAGAAACCAGTGTTGAGGAAAATGAGGATGATGGCATAACGGCTAATGAGGCGGTTAGTAATGAAGAAGCGGCAACTGATACTGAAGCCAATGATGCTACAATTACGGATGAAGCTGTTGCAACGCAGCCAAAACCTAAATTTGAACGTGCAGAAACACCTGTAGTTAAAGCGCATAAGCCAGAGGTAAAAGAAAAACCTGTTGCAGTAGAAAAGCCAGTAGTAGAAAAAACAAAGCCAGCAGCCGAACCTGTTAAAAAGGAAGAGGTTAAAACCGAAGAGAAACCTGAGGTTGAAGAAAAACCTGCTAAAAAGATAGATTTCGAAATTACCAATCCGGATGATATTGATATTGACGATAAGGGACAGTTGGGCTTGTTTTAA
- a CDS encoding PNGase F N-terminal domain-containing protein translates to MKQLYILIFSAFISFGANAQAVLKNNMVYKIVYFRSTDGKPKEDRNPTVVLASASQNLISNAGILDHKAKYPYEQSIVTKPAQILFQVADLDTDKQIATADSLAIGKQAFELGNETKVILGYTCKKATTVVNSNRIDLWYTTDAGIKAAPTNLGQNLGLVLEQVRNGNSFITAVKIGEVKNSKPVDLQKISAKLTDGLTYKDLLWKSRFTTLSVFNNETINFIDKPQSNDSVFRFAGGTVIARKVKFPEYQSNPNVFVDLTEQSNGDAYDRTGSVFIIPTDKQISLMDALKNSVKDLPVYDNGNGKKYQGVVATANYNPVIELMRFFTPFGVGKYNTLKLKDKNWADKVYYRQDVSELFPLVNGKEVWIAVFIGNYDKGGHKVSLNITLHNGGSAKEAKEVILPLFNSTNVMEMAGQEYATMFSSDKGLEVSFTLTKDLKNAKLRYITTGHGGWGNGDEFVPRKNTIWLDEKETFAFTPWRQDCGSYRLSNPASGNFETGLSSSDLSRSNWCPGTVTNPEWISLGDLKAGPHTIKVTIPMGKPEGGSSSAWNVSGVLLGVE, encoded by the coding sequence ATGAAACAACTCTACATCCTTATTTTCTCTGCTTTTATTTCTTTTGGTGCCAATGCGCAGGCTGTACTTAAAAATAATATGGTTTATAAAATAGTTTATTTCCGTTCGACTGATGGGAAGCCAAAAGAAGACCGTAATCCAACTGTGGTATTGGCTTCAGCAAGCCAGAATTTAATTAGTAATGCTGGTATTCTCGATCATAAGGCAAAGTATCCTTACGAACAGAGTATTGTTACTAAACCTGCGCAAATTTTGTTTCAGGTTGCCGATTTAGATACAGATAAACAAATTGCGACTGCTGATAGCCTTGCAATTGGTAAGCAGGCTTTTGAGTTGGGTAACGAAACCAAAGTGATTTTGGGTTATACCTGCAAAAAGGCAACTACAGTTGTTAACTCTAATCGGATAGACTTATGGTATACAACTGATGCCGGAATAAAAGCTGCGCCAACCAATTTAGGCCAGAACCTTGGTTTGGTTTTAGAGCAGGTGCGCAATGGCAATAGCTTTATAACTGCTGTAAAAATCGGGGAAGTTAAAAATTCGAAACCGGTCGATCTCCAAAAAATAAGCGCTAAGCTAACAGATGGATTAACGTATAAAGATTTGCTTTGGAAAAGCCGGTTTACCACGCTAAGTGTTTTTAATAATGAAACGATTAATTTTATAGATAAACCACAATCGAACGATTCTGTATTCCGATTTGCAGGAGGAACTGTGATTGCCAGGAAAGTTAAATTTCCCGAATACCAGTCCAATCCTAATGTTTTTGTCGATTTAACCGAGCAATCTAACGGCGATGCTTACGATAGAACAGGATCGGTATTTATTATCCCGACTGATAAACAGATCAGTTTAATGGATGCACTTAAAAATTCTGTTAAAGACCTGCCTGTTTATGATAATGGCAACGGGAAGAAATACCAGGGCGTTGTTGCCACAGCAAATTATAATCCGGTTATAGAATTAATGCGCTTTTTTACTCCTTTTGGTGTTGGTAAATACAATACTTTAAAATTGAAGGATAAAAATTGGGCGGATAAAGTTTATTACAGACAGGATGTTTCAGAATTGTTTCCGCTGGTAAATGGAAAAGAAGTTTGGATAGCTGTTTTTATTGGTAACTATGATAAAGGTGGACATAAAGTTTCTTTAAATATAACACTGCATAATGGTGGAAGTGCAAAAGAAGCCAAAGAAGTGATTTTGCCTTTATTTAACTCGACTAATGTAATGGAAATGGCCGGACAAGAATATGCAACCATGTTTAGCAGCGATAAAGGATTGGAAGTTTCTTTTACCTTAACCAAAGACCTAAAAAATGCTAAACTGCGTTACATTACAACAGGCCATGGTGGCTGGGGTAATGGCGATGAGTTTGTGCCACGGAAAAATACCATCTGGCTGGATGAGAAAGAAACCTTCGCTTTTACACCATGGCGGCAGGATTGCGGTTCTTACCGCTTATCGAATCCTGCATCCGGAAATTTTGAAACTGGTCTTTCCTCGTCGGATTTAAGCCGTTCTAACTGGTGCCCAGGCACAGTTACCAATCCGGAGTGGATTAGTTTAGGAGATTTAAAGGCCGGACCACATACCATAAAAGTAACCATCCCGATGGGTAAACCAGAAGGCGGCAGCTCAAGTGCATGGAATGTTTCGGGCGTGTTGTTGGGGGTGGAATAA